One genomic segment of Lampris incognitus isolate fLamInc1 chromosome 2, fLamInc1.hap2, whole genome shotgun sequence includes these proteins:
- the ppm1j gene encoding protein phosphatase 1H isoform X2 gives MLNEDQASCEKLYVKKPSGKHRNSTLLEDNGDGTGIPFHFWGVFDGHAGSGAAIMASKLLHRLIRDRLGEIAHLLENPSNPPPICLAKNGSPYQAEMKRGAATEPEDPDAISDPSVRFHMEKVVSLESLVMGVIENAFKQMDDLIEKEKASYTISGGCCALAAIHLMGKLYVANAGDSRAIILRNDDIVPMSSEFTPESERQRLQYLGFLRPELLGNEFTHIEFPRRIQHSELGKKMLFRDHTMMGWAYKTIVEDDLKFPLIYGEGKKARVMATIGVTRGLGDHDLKVYNSNIHIKPFLSCCPEVKVYDLAENKHGPNDVLVMGTDGLWDVTTDREVAEAVSAFLSCCDPSDPMRYTLAAQDLLMRSRGVLKERGWRLPNERLGSGDDITVFIVPLMGHELET, from the exons ATGCTGAACGAGGACCAGGCCTCCTGTGAGAAGCTGTATGTGAAGAAACCGAGTGGCAAACACCGCAACTCCACTCTGCTGGAGGACAACGGG GACGGCACGGGGATCCCTTTTCACTTTTGGGGCGTGTTTGACGGCCACGCGGGGTCGGGAGCCGCCATCATGGCCTCCAAGCTCCTCCACCGCCTCATCAGAGACCGCCTGGGAGAGATCGCCCACCTGCTGGAGAACCCGTCCAACCCGCCCCCGATCTGCCTGGCAAAGAACGGCAGCCCCTACCAGGCTGAGATGAAGAGGGGAGCGGCCACGGAGCCGGAGGACCCCGACGCCATCAGCGACCCCTCGGTTCGGTTCCACATGGAGAAAGTGGTCAGTCTGGAGAGCCTGGTGATGGGCGTCATCGAGAACGCCTTCAAGCAGATG GATGACCTGATTGAAAAGGAGAAGGCCTCCTACACCATCTCCGGCGGCTGCTGTGCCTTAGCGGCCATCCATCTGATGGGGAAGCTGTACGTAGCCAACGCTGGAGACAGCAG ggCCATAATCTTACGAAATGACGACATTGTTCCCATGTCCAGTGAGTTCACACCGGAGTCAGAGAGGCAGCGTCTGCAGTATTTG GGCTTCCTGAGGCCGGAGCTTCTGGGTAATGAATTCACTCACATCGAGTTCCCCCGCAGGATCCAGCACAGTGAGCTAGGCAAGAAGATGCTCTTCAGAGACCACACTATGATGGGCTG GGCTTACAAGACCATCGTGGAGGACGATCTGAAATTCCCCCTTATATATGGAGAAGGCAAAAAG gcCCGCGTCATGGCAACAATTGGAGTAACACGAGGACTGGGGGATCATGACCTCAAAGTGTACAACTCCAACATCCATATTAAACCCTTCCTGTCATGCTGCCCTGAG GTGAAGGTCTATGACCTGGCTGAAAACAAGCACGGCCCAAACGACGTCCTGGTCATGGGCACAGATGGATTGTGGGATGTCACAACAGATAGAGAGGTTGCGGAAGCGGTGTCGGCTTTCCTGTCCTGCTGTGACCCCTCTGACCCCATGAG GTACACTCTGGCAGCCCAAGATCTTCTGATGAGGTCACGAGGAGTCCTGAAGGAGCGGGGGTGGCGGTTACCCAATGAGAGACTTGGCTCGGGTGATGACATCACTGTCTTTATCGTCCCGCTGATGGGGCACGAGCTAGAGACATGA